Proteins encoded in a region of the Mucilaginibacter sabulilitoris genome:
- a CDS encoding peroxiredoxin codes for MLTIGQKFPQFSKTAVTNLEKGKEFETLTSEYLVNDDNVWTVMFWWPKDFTFVCPTEIAEFNKSYGEFRDRETRLIGASTDSEFVHLAWRNNHDDLRDLKFPMLADTSKSLAEDLGILEPTEKIAYRATFIIDPTGIIRWVSVNDLSVGRNVKEVLRVLDGLQTDELCPCNWEKGQETLTV; via the coding sequence TGCTGTAACAAATCTTGAAAAAGGTAAAGAGTTTGAAACATTAACTTCTGAGTACCTGGTAAATGACGATAATGTTTGGACAGTAATGTTCTGGTGGCCAAAGGATTTCACTTTTGTTTGCCCAACTGAAATTGCTGAGTTCAACAAAAGCTATGGCGAGTTCCGTGACCGCGAAACCCGTTTAATTGGTGCTTCTACCGATTCGGAATTTGTACACTTGGCTTGGAGAAATAACCACGATGACCTGCGCGATCTTAAATTCCCTATGCTTGCCGATACTTCAAAATCATTGGCGGAAGATCTGGGTATATTAGAGCCAACTGAAAAAATTGCTTACCGTGCTACTTTTATCATTGATCCTACCGGCATTATCCGTTGGGTATCAGTTAACGACCTGAGTGTTGGCCGTAACGTTAAAGAAGTTTTACGTGTACTTGATGGTTTACAAACTGATGAGCTTTGCCCATGCAACTGGGAGAAAGGTCAGGAAACCCTTACCGTTTAA
- a CDS encoding carboxymuconolactone decarboxylase family protein gives MNESTEVIQEILQSIGLDKEYRTEALALLEKGESRYLRDLKLNFTSTFTSAHLTAKECALLGLSTAVNNNNNPLTVFFTKYAEEQGADAGEIAEAVGCASLLASNNVFYRFRHFTQKEKYTQIPARIRMQLMMKPVTGKEFFELMSLAISAVNGCEMCVNAHEDSLIKLGTTEERIFDAVRIASLITSTGKIVF, from the coding sequence ATGAACGAAAGTACCGAAGTAATCCAGGAAATACTGCAAAGTATTGGATTAGATAAGGAATACAGAACCGAAGCCCTCGCCTTGCTTGAAAAAGGCGAATCGCGCTACCTGCGCGACCTGAAACTGAATTTTACCAGCACATTTACCTCTGCCCATTTAACAGCTAAAGAATGTGCTTTATTGGGTTTAAGCACAGCTGTAAACAACAACAATAACCCCCTTACTGTATTTTTTACAAAGTATGCAGAAGAGCAGGGCGCAGATGCTGGTGAGATAGCCGAGGCTGTGGGATGTGCTTCTTTATTGGCATCCAACAATGTTTTCTATAGGTTCAGGCATTTTACCCAAAAGGAAAAATATACGCAGATACCCGCCCGCATCCGTATGCAACTGATGATGAAACCGGTTACTGGAAAAGAATTTTTTGAATTAATGAGCCTGGCTATTTCTGCAGTAAATGGTTGCGAAATGTGTGTTAACGCGCACGAAGACTCACTGATAAAATTGGGAACTACAGAGGAACGTATTTTTGATGCAGTACGTATTGCATCACTGATAACTTCTACCGGGAAGATCGTTTTTTAA